In Sylvia atricapilla isolate bSylAtr1 unplaced genomic scaffold, bSylAtr1.pri scaffold_92_arrow_ctg1, whole genome shotgun sequence, the genomic stretch GAGGGGGGGCTGAGCACATCTGGAGGGGTtgagcacagctggaggggCTGAACCCATCTAGCGGGGCTGAAcacacctgggctgggggcCTGAGCACACCTAGGGGGCCTGAGCACACCTGgggggctgagcacagctggaggggCTGAGCACATCTGGGGGGCTGAGCACATCTGGGGGGCTGAGCACATCTGGGGGGGCTGAGCACACCCGGGACCCCCACCCCCGGCAGCCCCCCAGCTCTGACACCGCTCGCTGAGGCTGAGCCCAACCTGACCCCCCCTTCCCCGGCTCTTCCCATCCGTGGGGTGCCCCTTGGTGCAGCCCCCCCAAAATCTGCGGGGGGGTCCCCAAAAGTTTGGACCACCCCCTCAAGGTGCTGCTGGGCCGCTAAAACGGCTTTGGGGGGACATTGGGGAGGGTCCTGAGCCCCCCCCGGGAGGTGAAATCCCATTTGGGGTTGGGGCAGGACACCCGAGGGGGAATTTTGTGCTGGAAAAGGCAAATTTGGGACTCGGGGACGTTCCTTCGAGAGCTGCGGAGAGCCCAGGTCACCCGAGCCCTGCGCGGGGGGACAAGAGGTGGCCGTGCTGCGCTTGGGGACAAATCCTGGCAGAGCCCTCCCAGCGAGACTTCACCTCGTGCTGGGGGGGTCCCAGCCCCACGggcctgtcccagggctggggacacggggacagggctggggacacggggacagggctggggacacggggacaggacCCTTATTTTTGGGGAGGGGTCCTacccctcctcatcctcccagcccagggccacAGCTTCGGCCCGGGGGACAATCCACTCTTTTGCCCGAGTGGCAAAGCCTGGCTTCaccttaataaaataaaaatagttaataattaattaataattaataattaattaataattaataataattaataataataataaaacactCAAAACCGAAGGCCTCGGGGCGCCCTTTGGGCACGGACCCCACTCGACTTCACctctccccccttttccctccccccaCCCTGACCTCGGGGTGCTCCAGGACCCCCCAAAatggggaagggggaggggtCAGCCAGGGGGTCACCCCCTCCCCGAAAtctccccccctccccacaTTCCCAACTGGTTTGAACTGGTGTTGACTGGGAGGTGGGACCCCCCCCGGGATACCCCGAGCAGCCAACAaaccccaccccccaaaaaaatatAACCCCCCTCCCCAAGTCCCGCGTTCTCCTTCTGTGTCCCCGAGGGGTTCTGCCAAAATCGGGGGGTGACACCCCCCACAAAAAGatctaaaaaccaaaaaaatccaaaccaaaaaatataaaaccccCACCGAGATTCACGGACCCCCCCTCTCAGAAAGGGGGGTGCGGGCCACAAAACGGGGTGAcctggtggggacaggggtgagGACAATCATGGGGTGGGGGGTCCCCGGGAGGTGCAGGGACAGTTTTGGGGGTCCCCAAGGGGAGGGGGACAGACGGGCAGCATGCACAGGGGGTAAAAAGGACCGGACAgaattccctggaattcccGAGGAGGGAATTTTAAGACCAGACAGAATTCCTTGGAATtcccggggaggggacaggcggcatgcacaggaggggacacacactGGAGTGTCCCTGAGGGCACACAGAGGGgtggctgctgtcccctgaaGGGACAAAAGGACAGCCTGAAGGGGGTCTCGGGGGGCGGCCGGGCCAGGCCCGGGAGGAATGCGGCTGTCCCGGCTCTCCCGGAGCTTCTTCCCCCGCCCCGGGGGGAAAAACCGCGGCGGTGGGTGTGGGAAAACTGCAGCTTGGGAGGTTTTTTAGGCAACCGCCCCACCGCTGCCCCACAGCTCTCCCCCCTCAGAGCGACCCCACGGCTCACATTCAAGCAggaattattctcttttttttttttagctttttccctttttttttttttctcccaaattattttttttttttagccacgattaaagccaaaaaaaaaaaaaaaaatgggtttcaCATCCTCAAGACCCGCAATTAAAGCGGGGATTTAAGGGGTGAGGGGGAGCCCAGCACCCTCAGATGGGGCAGGGGGATGTCGCCTGTCCCTTGACACCCCTCCCAACCCCGGCGTGTCACCCGTGGGCGACAAAACCTCGGGGTGCCACAGTTTGGGGGGACGGTGGGGAGGGGACCGGGGAGCTGCGGCCTCGCCGAGAGGAGGCTCCCggttttctcctctctctttctcttttttctccttctctttcctcccctttGGGGCCGGACGTGTCCGGGCAGCTCCTTCAACTCCTTCGGCTCCTCTTGATGTTCCTCCCAAACAGCCCAGCCGcctgccagcagcctccccaacaacaacaacaacccaaaaaaaaaaatcaaataaaatttggGAAGCCGGGGGAGGATGAGggtgggggagagagagagagagagagagagagagaaagaaaaaacaaaaaaaaacaaaacaaaacaaaaaaaaccaaaacggGGCGGGAGAGCGGGAGCGGGACAAGTGAAACCGCCTCGGGGCAGCTCCGGCTGCGGCGTTTTCCCCCCTCGACAAACGCCACCAAGGTTTTGTTGTCCCCTTAAGCTCGCCACCTTCTCCCGGCACAAGGTGCCAGCCCTGCgcccctaaaaaaaaaaacccaaaaaaaaaaaaaaatcattcgGAGACCGGccccgaaaaaaaaaaataaaaataaaataaaaaaaaaataaaacctgtctCACCCCAACCTCCGACCCTCAGCCCACCTCCAGCCGGGGCTCAGTTTGTGGGGGCTGCCGCTCCCCCCTCCGGCTCCCTCTTGCCTCCTTTGGCGTCCCCACCCCCGGCTCCTTTCCCCTCGGCCTCCGCTGCCTCTTTGGCCCCTTCGTGCGTCTTCATGTGCTTGCCCAGGTGATCGCTGCGCATAAAGACGCGGCCGCAGACGGGGCAGGAGAATTTCTTGGCTCCCGTGTGCGTTTGCAGGTGCCTCTGGAGCTCGTCGGAGCGGGTGAAACGTTTCCCGCAGAAAAGCCAGTTGCACACGAAGGGTCGGTCTCCGCTGTGCCAACGCAGGTGAGCTTTGAGGTGCGAGGTTTTGGCGTAGGCTTTGCCGCAGCCGGGGATGTGGCAGTTGTGCAGGTGTTTGCGTTTCGCCCCTTCGGGGCACGGACCCCCTCTCTCGGCCTCTTGGCAGTTGGGACAGCGACAAGCGGCTTGTCCCCCGCCTCTAGGCACGGCTCGGCGGGTTCCTTTGGCTCTCCCCGAGCTCTCCATCACCTCCGGCGCTCGGGGTTCCGCCGCTCCCTCCAAGGATTTCACCCCTTCGGCGGCCAGGAGATGCTGCGGAGCGGGCGGAGGCGGCAGCAGATGGGCGGGGGGCGCACAGAGCTGATGTTCTGCCCCTCCGTAAGCACCCAAAGGTGCCGGCAGCCCGGGGTGAGCCggcacctgcagccccccgccctgcccggggggCAGCTCCATCCAGCTGGCTCCGGCGTGAAGATCCCACCAATTGACCCCTCCGCTTTCTTCACCCGGAGCTCCGGAGTGCGGAGGACGAAACCAAGGCTCGTAAGGATGAGCCATGTCCGGAGCGGCCGGTAGGAGTTTGGCGTAAGCTCCGGGAGCTGCCGGACCCTCGGAGGGCAGCTCTAACCTCGGGGCTCCATGAGGCTCGTAGGTACCGGGAGCGGCGAAAGCGGCGTCCTCGGGTCCCGGTAAAGGCAGCTCGGGTggtggaagaggagaggaaaaatcgGGAGCACCCGGAGCGGCGGGAGCGTGCGGTTGGAAAGGTTGGAGAGGCTGCAGGTCCAGGTGGGTCGGGGAAGAACGGGGAGCGTCCGAGGGTTGGGATCCCAGGGAGCCGCAGACCGCCGTCAGCATCGCGGGGCGCAGACCTGCGGGGGCCGGGGGAAAAGCGCCCTGAGAGGGGCGGAGAGGAGCGGACAGGAGCGGAGGGGGCGCAGCTCTGCGCTCTgtcccctccttctcctccccgcACCCGCCGTTTGGGGGGTTGAGCCGCTGGGTGACAGCGCTGTGACACCAGGAGGGTGGCAGCGGTTTGAGGGGGGGACGCTGTACACGCTCGGGGGTCGGTGCTTAATCCCCAAAATTTAAAACGCTCCGATGTCTGCTCTGTCACCTCCCCCCCGACTGGGTCCCCTCAACACGGCTGGAGTCCCCGAAGGGACGGAGGTGACATCCGCCAGCCCGGACCCCAGCCACGGGAGGGGACACGGCACCCACGAGGGGACACGGCACTCACGGGAGGGGACACGGCACCCACGAGGGGACACGGCACTTATGGGAGGGGACACGGCACACTTGGGGGGACACTGCACCCACGGTAGGGGACACGGCACTTATGGGAGGGGACACGACACCCACGAGGGGACACGGCACTCATGGGAGGGGACACGGCACCCACGAGGGGACACGGCACCCACGAGGGGACACGGCACCCATGAGGGGGACACGACACCCACGGTAGGGGACACGACACCCACGAGGGGGACACGGCACCCAGGAGGGGACACGGCGCCCACGATGGGGACACGGCACCCACGAGGGGACACGACACTTATGGGAGGGGACACGGCACCCATGAGGGGGCACGGCACCCACGAGGGGACACGGCGCCCACGAGGGGACACGGCACCCACAATGGGGACACGGCACCCACGGAAGGGGACATTACACCCAAGAGGGGACGCAGCACCCACGGGAGGGGACACGGCACCCACGAGGGGACACGGCACCCACGAGAGGACACGGCACCCACGAGAGGAACACAACACCCACGGGAGAGAACACGACACCCACGAGAGGAACACGACACCCACGATCCCAACCTGCCTCCCCCTCATCCCATGGGGGCTGGGAAACCACCCCCCGCCCCGAGCCCCGGGGCTCCGCCGGGACCCCTCAGGCCGCATTTTGGGGGCGCCGCACCCCGGGGCCGGTTGGCAGCGGGATGAGCCCCCCTCGGGGCAGCGCTTTGAAGCCGAGCTCGGGGGTGGCTTTGCCCGAGGCTCCTTTGTCTCCGgggcacccccaaaccccccggggcacccccaaaccccccgggacacccccaaaccccccggggcacccccaaaccccccggggcacccccaaaccccccggGGCACCCGCAGGCTCCCGGCAGCGCGGCCGTGACTCAGCGGGAGCTTTGCAAACCCCACTGGGGACCGGCCCCACCCCGGTGTCGAAATCCACCTGTGCCGCCACCGGCTCCCGTCCGCACCCCCCCTCGGCTTCCCACCGGCGCCACCGGCACCCCCCCACCCGGCCATTGTCACCGTTGTCACCTCCCggccacccccagcccagcgTGGGACAAGGACAGACCCGCAGGGACACGTTCCGGGAGGAGGGGGGTTAAAGATTTGGGGATCCCCCAGTGGTCCCCCCAAtccctccagggcagggagagggtcCCCACAGGGCTGGAGACCCCCCCTCAGCTGCTTGGGGACACCAGGTGTCACCCAGGAAGGCAGAGAGACCCCAAAAATGGGGgtggggggtttggggaggggtgtgtccccaaatccccccgaGGGGACTCACCTGTACCTGTGCCATGGGTACAGCTGGGGGCCGGGCTGGTGGCAGCGGAGCAGATTTTGGGGGGGTCTCgctcctcagctctgcctgccccaccCCTGGGGACTGTCCCTTCCCCGCTGGGGACACGAGTGGGGACACGGAGGGCTGGCACTGACGGGCTCCATGAATCCCACCCGCGGTGGTGTGTCCCCCCCCCCAGGAGCTCCAAATTGGGGTCAAACCCACCAAACGtgatggggattttttttggggggggcaGCTGGCACGGATAGGACACCCCCCCCCAGATTTGGGGACCGAGGGACATCCCCCTAAAGTGCCCCCCTAAACCCCACGGGAGGGGACGGGCCCCTCGGTGTGCCACATCACACCCACCCCGAGGCTCCCCCCTCATCTCGGGGGTCCCCAGTACAACCCCAGCGTCACCAGTggccccatcccagctccaaatccagggaaaaaaaacccaaaaaacaaaaaacaaaaaacacacacaaaaaaaaaaaaaaaaaaaaaaacaccacgACCGGGATGAGGAGAACACTGAGAAAACCCCCCCTTGCTCCACGAGCCTGTCTCATCCACTCACGAAACCTCCCAGGACATTTTTCCATCTTGGAATAAtgaccaaaaaacccctccccaaaaaaaaaataaaaatccccaaggggctctccccatccccactcCCTGGCGGGGCTCAGCGACGCTTTGGCCATTTCACcgcagggaaactgaggcagaagcGGCGGCGGCTGAAGCGTCCCGTGAGTCACGGGCCGGGCTGGGCAGAGGCTCTGCCGGTGCCTCGCCCCGCGGCGGGACCGGGCGGAGCACCGGGAGCACCGGGAGCACCGGGAGCCCCGCCGGGATGGGCGACGGGGGAAAACACCGGGGGATGCCGTGGGTCTCTCCCTGGGGGTCTCAGGGGTTGTCCCCACATCCCGAGTGGCCGCAGCGGAGCCCCTCCCAGAGGGAATTTTtttgggagaggggaaagggatCGAGTTTTTcggcagggagagggaaaaggggggggTTCAGCCTGTCCAGCCCCTCGCAGGACTCGGAGCCACCTCGAGAGGGTCTCAGACCCACGGGAAGAGTTTGGGTCTCCCAGGGGAAGGGGTCGCGCAGGGAATCGGGGGCACACCGCGATGTCCCCggaggtggcaggaggggacacacCGCGGTGTCCCGAAGGTGGCAGGACCAGGGGGGAAACTCCCGGAGCTCAGTGACGAGCACCGACTCTCCGGTCAGACCTCCTGGCATCCACCGTGGGTTCCACATCCCGCGGCCCCATCCCGGTGCCCCGCAGCCCTCCCCCGGTGCCCCGGTTCTCCCGGCCACAGGGTTACGTACGGCTCTAGCGAGGTCCCGGCGGCTCCGTCCTCATCGGCTCACGGTGCGAGcgctgcttttttttttgggtggttttttttttattattattattatttgctcAGGGGACCCTGGAGGGACCCGCTCGGCTCCCCAAAAAAGGCACGGGGCTAGCCACCGGGCCGGCCGGGCGAGCAGGAATGGCCGGGTCCCAGCCCGGCGGCCGGTTCTTCCCTCCGCCCCAGCTCCACCCCCGGTGGCCCCGGTGATTTTAACCCTTGGAGGCAgagccgcggccccgccgcttTTGACGAGGAGCTGCCGCCGCTCTGAGGATCCCCGGCGGATGAAAGCCGAGGGAGGGGACGGGAAGCTCGCAGCAGACACCGCAAAACCAGGGGGGTaattaaagaagaaagcaaCAACCGgccctccctctccttcccctc encodes the following:
- the SP6 gene encoding transcription factor Sp6; the encoded protein is MLTAVCGSLGSQPSDAPRSSPTHLDLQPLQPFQPHAPAAPGAPDFSSPLPPPELPLPGPEDAAFAAPGTYEPHGAPRLELPSEGPAAPGAYAKLLPAAPDMAHPYEPWFRPPHSGAPGEESGGVNWWDLHAGASWMELPPGQGGGLQVPAHPGLPAPLGAYGGAEHQLCAPPAHLLPPPPAPQHLLAAEGVKSLEGAAEPRAPEVMESSGRAKGTRRAVPRGGGQAACRCPNCQEAERGGPCPEGAKRKHLHNCHIPGCGKAYAKTSHLKAHLRWHSGDRPFVCNWLFCGKRFTRSDELQRHLQTHTGAKKFSCPVCGRVFMRSDHLGKHMKTHEGAKEAAEAEGKGAGGGDAKGGKREPEGGAAAPTN